A region from the Corynebacterium halotolerans YIM 70093 = DSM 44683 genome encodes:
- a CDS encoding heavy-metal-associated domain-containing protein, with product MTAPTKLKNTTLRSDEFSCPSCITKIETKLNGLDGVESAEVKFSSGRILVSHDPTRVSVRDLVEAVAAVGYTARPSAI from the coding sequence ATGACCGCCCCGACCAAGCTGAAGAACACCACCCTGCGCTCCGATGAGTTCTCCTGCCCGAGCTGCATCACCAAGATCGAGACCAAGCTGAACGGCCTCGACGGCGTGGAGTCCGCGGAGGTGAAGTTCTCCTCCGGACGTATCCTCGTCTCCCACGACCCGACCCGGGTCAGCGTCCGTGACCTGGTCGAGGCCGTCGCCGCCGTGGGCTACACCGCCAGGCCCTCGGCCATCTAG
- a CDS encoding heavy metal translocating P-type ATPase, giving the protein MKTWRTWGVVTVSGLLIILSWITGSDLLMIVAAVVAGWRIAVSAFRALRIRTISIDLLVVVAAVGALFINNYWESAAVTFLFALGGALEKATLNRTRRALSDLVDTAPETATVLRDGEPGTVAIRELVPGDVVLVRNGEQIPVDGRVVSGHGGVDEATITGESVPAEKTEDSEVFAGTWLRSGVLQVEAVGIGPDSTLAKIIHRVEDAQDDKARTQTFLETFSRYYTPGVMLAALVVGLLARNVELALTLLVIGCPGALVISIPVSIVAGIGRSARDGVLIKGGEYLETSAQVDTVVVDKTGTLTDGRPELTDVEVLDPNYTEDEVLTLAARAETASEHPLAEAIIHGAESRGLTVEMVGKAEPIAGQGIRARVDDRTVAVGSAALLREIPDASRTLELNGQGRTAMYVGVDGRAIGILAVADTIRVDAPAAIKALHDKGIRIIMATGDARRVAGNVAAELGVDEVHAELMPEDKLTIVRELQAAGHTVAMVGDGVNDTPALAQADIGVAMGAAGSPAAIETADIALMADRLPRLPHALGLARRTVGTMRVNIAVALLTVAVLLAGVLLGGVTMSLGMLVHEASVLLVIAIAMLLLRPTLREDETPDAHRAEARQAASV; this is encoded by the coding sequence ATGAAGACGTGGAGAACCTGGGGCGTGGTCACCGTCTCGGGACTGCTGATCATCCTGTCCTGGATCACGGGATCCGATCTGCTGATGATCGTCGCGGCCGTGGTCGCCGGCTGGCGGATCGCGGTCTCCGCCTTCCGGGCGCTGCGCATCAGGACCATCTCGATCGACCTGTTGGTCGTCGTCGCCGCGGTCGGTGCGCTGTTCATCAACAACTACTGGGAATCCGCGGCCGTGACCTTCCTCTTCGCCCTCGGCGGCGCACTGGAGAAGGCCACGCTCAACCGCACCCGCCGGGCTCTGTCCGACCTGGTCGACACAGCGCCCGAGACCGCCACCGTCCTGCGCGACGGGGAGCCCGGGACCGTCGCAATCCGGGAACTGGTCCCGGGTGACGTCGTCCTGGTCAGGAACGGTGAGCAGATCCCCGTCGACGGGCGCGTGGTCTCCGGCCACGGCGGTGTCGACGAGGCCACCATCACCGGCGAGTCCGTCCCCGCCGAGAAGACGGAGGACTCGGAGGTCTTCGCCGGCACCTGGTTGCGCAGCGGCGTGCTGCAGGTGGAGGCCGTGGGCATCGGTCCGGACTCCACGCTGGCGAAGATCATCCACCGCGTCGAGGACGCCCAGGACGACAAGGCGAGGACGCAGACCTTCCTGGAGACGTTCTCCCGCTACTACACCCCCGGAGTCATGCTCGCCGCCCTCGTGGTCGGCCTGTTGGCCCGGAACGTGGAGCTGGCGCTGACCCTGCTGGTCATCGGTTGCCCCGGTGCCCTGGTCATCTCCATCCCGGTCTCCATCGTCGCGGGCATCGGCCGCTCCGCCCGGGACGGCGTGCTCATCAAGGGCGGCGAGTACCTGGAGACCTCCGCCCAGGTCGACACCGTCGTCGTCGACAAGACCGGCACGCTGACCGACGGCCGCCCCGAGCTGACCGACGTCGAGGTTCTCGACCCGAACTACACCGAGGATGAGGTGCTCACTCTGGCCGCCCGCGCCGAGACCGCCTCCGAGCACCCGCTGGCCGAGGCCATCATCCACGGCGCCGAAAGCCGGGGCCTGACCGTCGAGATGGTGGGCAAGGCGGAACCGATCGCCGGCCAGGGCATCCGCGCCCGGGTCGACGACCGCACCGTCGCCGTCGGCTCCGCCGCCCTGCTCCGGGAGATCCCCGACGCCTCCCGCACCCTGGAGCTCAACGGCCAGGGCAGGACCGCCATGTACGTCGGCGTGGACGGCCGGGCCATCGGGATCCTCGCCGTGGCCGACACCATCCGCGTGGACGCCCCGGCCGCGATCAAGGCCCTGCACGACAAGGGGATCAGGATCATCATGGCCACCGGTGATGCCCGACGCGTGGCCGGGAACGTCGCCGCCGAACTCGGTGTCGACGAGGTCCACGCCGAGCTCATGCCCGAGGACAAGCTGACGATCGTCAGGGAGCTGCAGGCGGCGGGCCACACGGTGGCCATGGTCGGTGACGGCGTCAACGACACCCCGGCACTGGCTCAGGCCGACATCGGGGTGGCCATGGGGGCCGCGGGCTCGCCCGCCGCGATCGAGACCGCCGACATCGCCCTGATGGCCGACCGGCTGCCGCGTCTGCCCCATGCCCTGGGGCTGGCCAGGCGCACCGTGGGCACCATGAGGGTCAACATCGCCGTCGCCCTGCTCACGGTCGCGGTCCTGCTGGCCGGCGTCCTCCTCGGCGGAGTCACGATGTCGCTGGGCATGCTCGTTCACGAGGCGTCCGTCCTGCTGGTCATCGCCATCGCGATGCTCCTGCTGCGGCCCACCCTCCGGGAGGACGAGACCCCGGATGCCCACCGTGCGGAGGCCAGGCAGGCGGCCAGCGTCTGA
- a CDS encoding peptidyl-tRNA hydrolase: MTLAHEILSSRVGVAHSEDPDRPETVQAMQLALHVPKADPPRRTDLLEAAARAVVEVCFDERVATDPAWRKALENWYDHLIRKVARRARNKQWTDVQEVPGVTVAVNGAEARAFLPSAVSEVPAPVRKLQIQGTELPQDEPGEIDADLPTILIDGGLRMTTGKAAAQVGHASMLLAAHKDLEWVRAWAAMDFALNVREVAPDTFARYADNPLAVTVHDAGFTEVAPDSLTVFAIPGRLLAH; the protein is encoded by the coding sequence ATGACGCTCGCCCATGAGATCCTGTCGAGCCGGGTGGGAGTCGCGCACTCCGAGGATCCCGACCGCCCGGAGACCGTGCAGGCGATGCAGCTCGCCCTGCACGTCCCGAAGGCCGACCCGCCGCGGCGCACGGACCTGCTGGAGGCCGCGGCCCGCGCCGTCGTGGAGGTCTGCTTCGACGAGCGCGTGGCCACCGACCCCGCCTGGCGTAAAGCGCTGGAGAACTGGTATGACCACCTCATCCGCAAGGTGGCGCGGCGGGCCCGCAACAAGCAGTGGACCGATGTCCAGGAGGTCCCGGGGGTCACGGTCGCCGTCAACGGTGCCGAGGCCCGGGCCTTCCTGCCCTCGGCGGTCTCCGAGGTGCCGGCCCCGGTCCGCAAACTGCAGATACAGGGCACCGAGCTGCCGCAGGATGAACCGGGCGAGATCGACGCCGACCTGCCGACGATCCTCATCGACGGCGGCCTGCGGATGACCACCGGCAAGGCCGCCGCCCAGGTCGGCCACGCCAGCATGCTGCTGGCCGCCCACAAGGACCTGGAATGGGTGCGCGCGTGGGCGGCGATGGACTTCGCGCTCAATGTCCGCGAGGTCGCCCCGGACACCTTCGCCCGGTACGCGGACAACCCCCTCGCCGTGACGGTGCACGACGCGGGGTTCACGGAGGTCGCCCCGGACTCGCTGACGGTGTTCGCGATTCCGGGGCGGCTGCTGGCCCACTAG
- the serB gene encoding phosphoserine phosphatase SerB, translating to MAVSLRPGLTPAVITATGKDRPGVSAAFFRVLSAHDIQLLDVEQSQFRGRLSLAAYVGLEAAGEETITEGLSETLKGYGQRVTVEVGETRESSRPRSTHELVVLGNPVTAADVSAIGQTLANYDANIDRIRGIADYPITGLELRITVANPEPGGGKALRKALAELTTQLGVDIAIERAGLLRRSKRLVCFDCDSTLITGEVIEMLAAHAGKEAEVAEVTERAMRGELDFEESLRERVATLAGLDASVVDEVAAAIELTPGARTTIRTLKKMGYRTAVVSGGFIQVLEGLVEELELDYARANTLEIVDGKLTGRVIGKVVDRAAKADFLREFAEDSGLEMYQTVAVGDGANDIDMISAAGLGIAFNAKPALREIADTSVNHPFLDEVLHILGVPREEIDSSDLEEGTFHRVALIQ from the coding sequence ATGGCGGTCAGCCTGCGCCCCGGTCTGACTCCCGCGGTCATCACCGCCACCGGCAAAGACCGCCCCGGCGTGTCCGCCGCTTTCTTCCGCGTCCTCTCCGCGCATGACATCCAGCTCCTCGACGTCGAGCAGTCTCAGTTCCGTGGTCGGCTCTCGCTTGCGGCCTACGTCGGACTGGAGGCGGCCGGCGAGGAGACCATCACCGAGGGGTTGAGCGAGACCCTCAAGGGCTACGGCCAGCGGGTCACGGTCGAGGTCGGCGAGACCCGTGAGAGTTCCCGCCCCCGCTCGACCCACGAGCTCGTGGTGCTCGGCAATCCGGTCACGGCCGCCGATGTCTCGGCCATCGGCCAGACCCTGGCGAACTATGACGCCAACATCGACCGCATCCGCGGCATCGCCGACTACCCGATCACCGGTCTCGAGCTGCGGATCACCGTGGCGAATCCGGAGCCCGGCGGTGGCAAGGCGCTGCGCAAGGCACTTGCCGAGCTCACCACCCAGCTGGGCGTGGACATCGCGATCGAGCGTGCCGGCCTGCTGCGCCGCTCCAAGCGCCTGGTCTGCTTCGACTGCGACTCCACCCTGATCACCGGCGAGGTCATCGAGATGCTGGCGGCCCACGCGGGCAAGGAGGCCGAGGTCGCCGAGGTCACCGAGCGCGCGATGCGTGGCGAGCTCGATTTCGAGGAGTCGCTGCGCGAGCGCGTGGCGACGCTCGCGGGTCTCGACGCCTCCGTGGTCGACGAGGTGGCGGCCGCCATCGAGCTGACTCCGGGTGCCCGCACCACGATTCGCACCCTGAAGAAGATGGGCTACCGCACCGCGGTCGTCTCGGGTGGGTTCATCCAGGTGCTTGAGGGGCTCGTCGAGGAACTGGAGCTGGACTACGCCCGCGCCAACACCCTCGAGATCGTCGACGGCAAGCTCACGGGCAGGGTCATTGGCAAGGTCGTCGACCGTGCCGCCAAGGCCGATTTCCTCCGCGAGTTCGCCGAGGACTCGGGCCTGGAGATGTACCAGACCGTCGCCGTGGGGGACGGCGCCAACGACATCGACATGATCTCCGCCGCGGGCCTGGGCATCGCCTTCAACGCCAAGCCCGCCCTCCGCGAGATCGCGGACACCTCCGTCAACCACCCCTTCCTCGACGAGGTGCTCCACATCCTCGGCGTCCCGCGTGAGGAGATCGACTCCTCCGATCTCGAGGAGGGGACCTTCCACAGGGTGGCCCTGATCCAGTGA
- the ctaD gene encoding cytochrome c oxidase subunit I: protein MTAVAPRLDDYVEPERPAPTGHERVGSRAWNMLTTTDHKQLGIMYIIVSFCFFFLGGLMALLIRAELFTPGLQFLSNEQFNQLFTMHGTVMLLLFGTPIVWGFANFVLPLQLGAPDVAFPRLNAFGLWITGLGGIVMLTGFLTPGGAADFGWTMYSPLSDAVHTPGVGADLWIMGVGMTGIGTIASAINMLTTILCLRAPGMTMFRMPVFAWNIFVVSVLALMIFPLLTAAALGVLYDRKLGGHIFDTANGGSILWQHLFWFFGHPEVYVLALPFFGIVSEVIPVFSRKPMFGYIGLVFATLAIGGLSMAVWAHHMFVTGAVLLPFFSFMTFLIAVPTGVKFFNWTGTMWKGHITWETPMIWAVGFMATFLFGGMTGIMLASPPLDFHLSDSYFLIAHFHYTLFGTVVFASFSGVYFWFPKMTGRMLDERLGKIHFWLTFVGFHGTFLIQHWLGNMGMPRRYADYLDSDGFTLFNQISTVFSFVLGASVIPFLWNVFKSWRYGEIVTVDDPWGYGNSLEWATSCPPPRHNFVSLPRIRSERPAFELHYPHMVERMRLEAHVGAHDERAELQKSPTPHAMRETEEQSPQR, encoded by the coding sequence ATGACTGCTGTGGCGCCTAGGCTCGACGATTATGTCGAGCCGGAACGTCCTGCACCGACCGGGCATGAGCGCGTAGGCTCCAGGGCCTGGAACATGCTCACCACCACCGACCACAAACAGCTGGGCATCATGTATATCATCGTGTCCTTCTGCTTCTTCTTCCTCGGTGGACTGATGGCACTGCTGATTCGTGCGGAGCTTTTCACTCCGGGCCTGCAGTTCCTCTCCAACGAACAGTTCAACCAGCTGTTCACCATGCACGGCACCGTGATGCTGCTGCTCTTCGGCACCCCGATCGTCTGGGGTTTCGCCAACTTTGTCCTTCCGCTCCAGCTCGGTGCGCCGGATGTCGCTTTCCCGCGGCTGAACGCCTTCGGCCTCTGGATCACCGGCCTCGGTGGCATCGTCATGCTGACCGGCTTCCTCACCCCGGGTGGCGCCGCCGACTTCGGCTGGACCATGTACTCCCCGCTGTCGGACGCCGTCCACACCCCGGGTGTGGGCGCTGACCTGTGGATCATGGGTGTCGGCATGACCGGTATCGGCACCATCGCCTCCGCGATCAACATGCTGACCACCATCCTGTGTCTGCGTGCCCCGGGCATGACCATGTTCCGCATGCCGGTCTTCGCCTGGAACATCTTCGTGGTCTCCGTTCTGGCCCTGATGATCTTCCCGCTGCTGACCGCCGCGGCCCTGGGCGTGCTCTACGACCGCAAGCTGGGCGGCCACATCTTCGACACCGCCAACGGCGGCTCCATCCTGTGGCAGCACCTGTTCTGGTTCTTCGGCCACCCGGAGGTCTACGTCCTCGCCCTGCCGTTCTTCGGCATCGTCTCCGAGGTCATCCCGGTCTTCTCCCGTAAGCCGATGTTCGGCTACATCGGTCTGGTCTTCGCGACCCTGGCCATCGGCGGCCTGTCCATGGCCGTCTGGGCGCACCACATGTTCGTCACCGGTGCGGTCCTGCTGCCGTTCTTCTCCTTCATGACGTTCCTGATCGCGGTTCCGACCGGCGTGAAGTTCTTCAACTGGACCGGCACCATGTGGAAGGGCCACATCACCTGGGAGACCCCGATGATCTGGGCCGTGGGCTTCATGGCGACCTTCCTCTTCGGTGGTATGACCGGCATCATGCTGGCCTCCCCGCCGCTGGACTTCCACCTGTCCGACTCCTACTTCCTGATCGCCCACTTCCACTACACCCTCTTCGGCACCGTGGTGTTCGCGTCCTTCTCCGGCGTGTACTTCTGGTTCCCGAAGATGACGGGCCGCATGCTGGACGAGCGACTGGGCAAGATCCACTTCTGGCTGACCTTCGTCGGCTTCCACGGCACCTTCCTCATCCAGCACTGGCTGGGCAACATGGGTATGCCGCGTCGCTACGCCGACTACCTGGACTCCGACGGCTTCACTCTGTTCAACCAGATCTCCACCGTCTTCTCCTTTGTCCTGGGTGCCTCCGTCATCCCGTTCCTCTGGAACGTGTTCAAGTCCTGGCGCTACGGCGAGATCGTCACCGTCGACGATCCGTGGGGCTACGGCAACTCCCTCGAGTGGGCGACCTCCTGCCCGCCGCCGCGCCACAACTTCGTCTCGCTGCCGCGTATCCGCTCCGAGCGTCCGGCGTTCGAGCTGCACTACCCGCACATGGTTGAGCGCATGCGCCTCGAGGCCCACGTCGGTGCCCACGACGAGCGTGCCGAGCTCCAGAAGTCCCCGACGCCGCACGCGATGCGGGAAACTGAGGAGCAGTCCCCTCAGCGGTAG
- a CDS encoding FadR/GntR family transcriptional regulator → MAASPQSPAAPLLDGVLDQLGSDIVSRTLPEGKTFTLQDISDRFEISRTVAREAMRALEQMGLVSSSRRVGITVLPRSSWAVFDPAVINWRLRCPEERRKQLQSLNELRIAVEPTASRNAAHSASTEERAELLALARELRELGNAGQGASEEFLAADIRFHSLLLEISDNEMFAALTPSILNVLQGRTTFGLQPDEPAPTAIEAHEELAHAIADGDPDAAEQHARRILTEVRAALFQ, encoded by the coding sequence ATGGCCGCCAGCCCCCAGTCCCCCGCCGCCCCACTGCTTGATGGAGTACTCGACCAGCTCGGCAGTGACATCGTCTCCCGCACACTGCCCGAGGGGAAGACCTTCACACTCCAGGACATCAGCGACCGCTTCGAGATCTCCCGCACCGTCGCCCGGGAGGCAATGCGCGCGCTCGAGCAGATGGGGCTGGTCTCCTCCTCACGCCGCGTCGGCATCACCGTCCTCCCCCGCAGCTCCTGGGCGGTGTTCGACCCGGCGGTGATCAACTGGCGTCTACGCTGCCCCGAGGAGCGCCGCAAGCAGCTGCAGTCGCTCAATGAGCTGCGGATCGCCGTCGAGCCCACCGCCTCCCGCAACGCCGCCCATAGCGCGAGCACCGAGGAGCGTGCCGAACTCCTGGCGCTCGCCCGGGAGCTGCGCGAGCTCGGCAACGCCGGCCAGGGCGCCTCCGAGGAATTCCTCGCCGCCGACATCCGCTTCCACTCGCTGCTGCTCGAGATCTCCGACAACGAGATGTTCGCCGCACTGACCCCCAGCATCCTCAACGTCCTGCAGGGGCGCACCACCTTCGGCCTGCAGCCCGACGAGCCCGCCCCCACCGCCATCGAGGCCCACGAGGAGCTCGCCCACGCCATCGCCGACGGCGACCCGGACGCCGCCGAACAGCACGCGCGCCGCATTCTCACCGAGGTCCGCGCCGCCCTGTTCCAGTAG
- the nrdE gene encoding class 1b ribonucleoside-diphosphate reductase subunit alpha codes for MTTTLGKSVAEPVKPVDQLDYHALNALLNLYDENGAIQFDKDREAANQFFLQHVNQNTVYFHDLEEKLKYLVENKYYETEVLDKYDFEFVKDLFKRAYSYKFRFQTFLGAYKYYTSYTLKTFDGRRYLERFEDRVSMVALSLADGDRALAENLVDEIMSGRFQPATPTFLNEGKAQRGEPVSCFLLRIEDNMESIGRAINSALQLSKRGGGVALLLSNLREAGAPIKHIENQSSGVIPVMKLLEDSFSYANQLGARQGAGAVYLSAHHPDILKFLDTKRENADEKIRIKTLSLGVVIPDITFELAKRNEDMYLFSPYDVERIYGKPFGDISVTEHYQEMVEDPRIRKTKTNARQFFQTLAEIQFESGYPYIMFEDTVNAANPIEGRINMSNLCSEILQVNTPSEYNDDLTYSKVGEDISCNLGSLNIAMTMDSPDFAKTIETSIRGLTAVSEQTSIDSVPSIREGNNAAHAIGLGQMNLHGYLGREHIYYGSEEGLDFTNAYFAAVLYQALRASNKLARERGQKFANFENSEYASGVYFDKFDPAEFAPKTDKVKELFANSTAHVPDAEDWARLKTDVMEHGLFNRNLQAVPPTGSISYINNSTSSIHPIASKIEIRKEGKIGRVYYPAPHMDNDNLEYFQDSYEIGYEKIIDTYAVATRYIDQGLSLTLFFKDTATTRDINRAQIYAWRKGIKTLYYIRMRQVALEGTEVEGCVSCML; via the coding sequence TTGACCACCACACTGGGAAAGTCCGTTGCCGAGCCGGTCAAGCCGGTTGACCAGCTCGACTACCACGCCCTCAACGCCCTGCTGAACCTCTACGACGAGAACGGCGCGATCCAGTTCGACAAGGACCGCGAGGCCGCGAACCAGTTCTTCCTGCAGCACGTCAACCAGAACACGGTCTACTTCCACGACCTGGAGGAGAAGCTCAAGTACCTGGTCGAGAACAAGTACTACGAGACGGAGGTGCTGGACAAGTACGACTTCGAGTTCGTCAAGGATCTGTTCAAGCGCGCCTACTCCTACAAGTTCCGCTTCCAGACCTTCCTGGGCGCGTACAAGTACTACACCTCCTACACGCTCAAGACCTTCGACGGCCGCCGCTATCTCGAGCGCTTCGAGGACCGCGTCTCCATGGTCGCCCTCTCCCTGGCCGACGGTGACCGCGCCCTCGCGGAGAACCTCGTCGACGAGATCATGTCCGGCCGCTTCCAGCCGGCCACCCCGACCTTCCTCAACGAGGGCAAGGCCCAGCGCGGCGAGCCCGTGTCCTGCTTCCTGCTGCGCATCGAGGACAACATGGAGTCCATCGGCCGCGCCATCAACTCCGCCCTGCAGCTGTCCAAGCGTGGCGGCGGCGTCGCCCTGCTGCTGTCCAATCTGCGCGAGGCCGGCGCCCCCATCAAGCACATCGAGAACCAGTCCTCCGGCGTCATCCCCGTCATGAAGCTGCTCGAGGACTCCTTCTCCTACGCCAACCAGCTGGGTGCCCGCCAGGGCGCCGGCGCGGTCTACCTCAGCGCCCACCACCCGGACATCCTGAAGTTCCTGGACACCAAGCGCGAGAACGCCGACGAGAAGATCCGCATCAAGACCCTCTCCCTCGGTGTGGTGATTCCCGACATCACCTTCGAGCTGGCCAAGCGCAACGAGGACATGTACCTGTTCTCCCCGTACGACGTCGAGCGCATCTACGGCAAGCCCTTCGGCGACATCTCCGTCACCGAGCACTACCAGGAGATGGTCGAGGATCCGCGCATCCGCAAGACCAAGACCAACGCCCGCCAGTTCTTCCAGACCCTGGCGGAGATCCAGTTCGAGTCCGGCTACCCCTACATCATGTTCGAGGACACGGTCAACGCCGCGAACCCGATCGAGGGCCGGATCAACATGTCCAACCTGTGCTCGGAGATCCTGCAGGTCAACACTCCTTCCGAGTACAACGACGACCTGACCTACTCGAAGGTCGGCGAGGACATCTCCTGCAACCTGGGCTCGCTGAACATCGCCATGACGATGGACTCCCCGGACTTCGCCAAGACGATCGAGACCTCCATCCGGGGCCTGACCGCAGTCTCCGAGCAGACCTCCATCGACTCGGTGCCGTCCATCCGGGAGGGCAACAATGCCGCCCACGCCATCGGTCTGGGCCAGATGAACCTGCACGGCTACCTCGGCCGCGAGCACATCTACTACGGCTCCGAGGAGGGCCTGGACTTCACCAACGCCTACTTCGCCGCGGTGCTCTACCAGGCCCTGCGGGCCTCCAATAAGCTCGCCCGTGAGCGCGGCCAGAAGTTCGCGAACTTCGAGAACTCCGAGTACGCCTCCGGTGTGTACTTCGACAAGTTCGACCCGGCCGAGTTCGCCCCGAAGACCGACAAGGTCAAGGAGCTGTTCGCCAACTCCACCGCCCACGTGCCGGACGCGGAGGACTGGGCCCGGCTCAAGACGGACGTCATGGAGCACGGCCTGTTCAACCGCAATCTGCAGGCGGTGCCGCCGACCGGTTCAATCTCCTACATCAACAACTCCACCTCCTCGATCCACCCGATCGCCTCCAAGATCGAGATCCGCAAGGAGGGCAAGATCGGCCGCGTCTACTACCCGGCGCCGCACATGGACAACGACAACCTGGAATACTTCCAGGACTCGTACGAGATCGGCTACGAGAAGATCATCGACACCTACGCGGTGGCCACCAGGTACATCGACCAGGGTCTGTCCCTGACCCTGTTCTTCAAGGACACCGCCACCACCCGTGACATCAACCGCGCCCAGATCTACGCCTGGCGCAAGGGCATCAAGACCCTCTACTACATCCGTATGCGTCAGGTGGCGCTGGAGGGCACCGAGGTCGAGGGCTGCGTCAGCTGCATGCTCTAG
- the nrdI gene encoding class Ib ribonucleoside-diphosphate reductase assembly flavoprotein NrdI → MLVVYFSSVTENTRRFVDKLGFPSARIPLHRTDEPLIVNEPYILITPTYGGGVTMTGKNSKPVPKQVIHFLNNEHNRSFIRAVAAGGNTNFGTDYGLAGEVISAKCKVPYVYRFELMGTDEDVRVLRGGLLDNAERLGLTPMVTPAPAAGTASS, encoded by the coding sequence GTGCTCGTCGTATACTTCTCCTCCGTGACGGAGAACACGCGCCGTTTCGTCGACAAGCTGGGATTTCCCAGTGCCCGGATTCCGCTCCACCGCACCGATGAGCCGCTCATCGTCAACGAGCCCTACATTCTCATCACCCCGACCTACGGCGGCGGTGTGACGATGACGGGCAAGAATTCGAAGCCCGTGCCGAAGCAGGTCATCCACTTCCTCAACAACGAGCACAACCGCAGCTTCATCCGGGCGGTGGCCGCCGGCGGCAACACCAATTTCGGCACCGACTACGGACTCGCCGGGGAGGTCATCTCCGCCAAGTGCAAAGTGCCCTACGTCTACCGCTTTGAGCTGATGGGCACCGACGAGGACGTCCGCGTGCTGCGGGGCGGGTTGCTCGACAACGCCGAGCGCCTCGGGCTGACTCCCATGGTCACCCCGGCCCCCGCGGCCGGAACCGCCTCCTCCTAG
- the nrdH gene encoding glutaredoxin-like protein NrdH — protein sequence MAITLYTKPACMQCNATKKALDRAGLEYETVDISLDDEARDYVMALGYVQAPVVEVDGEHWSGFRPERIRGLVAQAA from the coding sequence ATGGCTATCACTCTCTACACCAAGCCCGCCTGCATGCAGTGCAACGCCACGAAGAAGGCTCTCGACCGTGCCGGCCTGGAGTACGAAACCGTTGACATCAGCCTGGATGACGAGGCCCGTGACTACGTCATGGCCCTCGGCTACGTGCAGGCCCCCGTGGTCGAGGTCGACGGCGAGCACTGGTCCGGCTTCCGCCCCGAGCGCATCCGTGGACTGGTCGCCCAGGCCGCCTGA
- the ykgO gene encoding type B 50S ribosomal protein L36, whose translation MKVRKSLRSLKNKPGAQVVRRRGKVYVINKKEPRFKARQG comes from the coding sequence ATGAAGGTTCGCAAGTCGCTTCGGTCGCTGAAGAACAAGCCGGGCGCCCAGGTTGTCCGCCGCCGCGGCAAGGTCTACGTGATCAACAAGAAGGAGCCGCGCTTCAAGGCCCGCCAGGGCTAG